The segment tttgtaattttttttatacatgGTATAAAAGTAAGGAACGACATATGCAGTGTTCTCTCAATCTTAATGTCTAAAGTGTTTTtgtgtactttcttttctgtGGGAAACAGGTCTAAATCACACTTTGAGTGTTTACGGTTGCTGACCTGGTGTATAAAGCTGTAACTATGACTGCAGTAAAATTAGTTCAGCAAAACTCTCCTTGACATGTTTGCCTTCTCTCTCCCTCCCAAATATCAGATCGAAAAAGGTAATCAAGTTGGTTCCAGAATATCTCCTGAAGAAGAGGAAAGCTTACCACGCCATCAAGGCTACACAAGCCAAGCTTGCACTGCTCGAGAAGAGAAAGGTAAGTGATAACTATTAGGTCTTCCTCGGCTTTGTACGGCTGCATGATTTGTCAAATACAACTGAATTATCTGGAAAATGTGTTTCGCCTGTCAACCCGCACTTGACTTTATCGGGAAAAAGCAAAATATAGAAGCTTATGAGATGGAGAAATACTTCATTCATATGATTATTTATTCTCATTTAACTGgctatgtgtttgtttgtttttttttcttgctgtaaatcaacaaaaacatttctacATTACTACAGATATCGAGAGGCAAACCTCTAAAATTCAAGCGTCTGGAGGATTTCTTGAAAGATAGCCACAAGAAGCACCGCGATGACAGCCGCATTCGTCGAGCTGAACACAGGCCACCTGCTTCTCTGCCTCCTGCTAAGAACAAGTTGGCTTTCGCTGTGCGCATCAGAGAGTGAGTACTTtgtactttactttttttttttttttttaagaatggaCAATACGAGTATACTTGAATAGAAAACCTTAAAACTGTAGTATGTTATGGAGTCAATATTAAAGGAACAGTGTGAGCCAACCAGCAAAGCCAGATTTAAGTGGGTAAACAAAGTTGGTAAATGTTAGCACCTCTTTTTGACAACAAACTtactttttgcatttttaaattTAGGCTGGagtcaaattcaattcagttttatttataaatgctgtgtttatatttatttagatcaatatttttattagattttatTGTTTTACTATTTAAGGaaactttattttgaaataagAACCAGCTGTTCAAATGAACATGTAATGTGCAGTTTTCACTGCATACTTTCTCTTTTCAAGGCTGCCCTTCTTCCTGAGCTTAGAAGCTCAGAAATGATCTTGATGTGTCTGAGGAGGATGTTAAAGAATGATGTTCTGTGGAAAGTTAGAGCTCTGCTGAAAAGAGTCCAACAAGGTTGTCGTAAACTACAAAGACCAAGAAATGTGTCTGTAGTTTCAACCAATGATTCCTCTTACTGGTCCTGAAGGATCTGAGGTGTGGCGTGAAATTTACAAAATGCCAAAACCAAAAAACGTTCAAGCAACTGtttaacgtttttttttcatgttcaaTGTTAATATCTGtaaaaaggaatataaagaaATATTGGCAAGTAAAGCTATAAAATCTTTACATAGtaaatgatttgtttttgtttgattaaaatcatttttcttgTTCACCTTATAACTGAAGAAAAGATGATGGATAAAAAGAAATATTCATTTAGCATTAGATACCATTGTCCAGTGCAAAAAAGATTGTTGTGGCATGTTGGTTTCACCCAATTATTTAATGCAGGGGGGAAAAACTGCAACACTTTTATTTTTCTGGGTCTCAAGATGATATGATAAACTTAAATATGCCATCAGTTTACATTATCGAATAGTGTTATATAGAGTATAACGTATGCCTGACAATAATTGAAATGTCACACTCGCTGATCTTAGAAAACTGGAAATGATCACAGTCTGGCAGGTCAGTTTAACAGAAATCTGAATCGGGCTAGAAAAAGGCAGCTTGTGTATCTTTatatccatttatttatttattttttctgtccTGTTAGGATTAAAGGTGTCAGCCCTAAAGTGATGAAGGTGGTCCAGATGATGAGGTTGAGGAAGATCTTCAGTGGGGCTTttgtcaaaataaacaaaacctcCGTAGCCATGATGAAGATAGTGGAGCCCTATGTGGCCTGGGGGTGAGTCATGAGTGTTATGATGTAAAAGTTCATCTGTGTTGCTTAATGTACATAcataatagggctgggcgatatgggaaaAAAAGTACATCACGATATGGATTACTTTATATCCCGATAGCGATACATATCACGATATACCACAACAGAGGTTGCATTAGACTTTTTCATAGTCCGTTATTTTGACGGACAGGGTCGAAAAAAAATCCGCCATCGCCTATTTTAACCAGTCATCTCGTTTTCCAATGTGGGAGTCGCAACCCCGAACCGGGAACAACACAGCGCAACTCGGGGCCATAagagtaaacaaacagctttgtGAATACATGCTCTTTTACTCGACATTCACAACTTTGAGGATGGAGTCCATTTTGCTGCGTCTGCTGTGTCTCGTTGCATTGCTTTAACAAAAACTgcagatctctctctctctcacactgacGTGCGTCTGCTCAGTGTTCAGGCTTTGGTCACCAcaagcacttaaaaaaaaaaaaaaaaaaaaaaaagacgcgtGCAGAGATTTATCCAACAGATCAGGCTTTACCCTACTGTTTTTCGCGATGACAGTCAGGAAAGGTTGCGCTGTCAGTACAACTAACAGAGGAAACAGTAGTTCTTGGTACTCTAAAAGCCTTTCTGCAAATAGCCACTAGAACCTCCCTGGTAGTTCTACTCTGCACGGCTACTAGAAGGCTAGGCTAGCTTCA is part of the Odontesthes bonariensis isolate fOdoBon6 chromosome 24, fOdoBon6.hap1, whole genome shotgun sequence genome and harbors:
- the rpl7l1 gene encoding 60S ribosomal protein L7-like 1; amino-acid sequence: MAEAESKKVIKLVPEYLLKKRKAYHAIKATQAKLALLEKRKISRGKPLKFKRLEDFLKDSHKKHRDDSRIRRAEHRPPASLPPAKNKLAFAVRIREIKGVSPKVMKVVQMMRLRKIFSGAFVKINKTSVAMMKIVEPYVAWGFPNLKSVRELILKRGQTRVGRRRVPLTDNAFIEQHMGKHGIICLEDLIHEIHSVGKSFRTANNFLLPFKLSVPRHAARDKVGLLKDLGNPGFRGTNINTIIRLLN